Proteins encoded within one genomic window of Macrobrachium nipponense isolate FS-2020 chromosome 8, ASM1510439v2, whole genome shotgun sequence:
- the LOC135222853 gene encoding sodium-dependent nutrient amino acid transporter 1-like → MPVWPVIASKTDKSPLSPQWVHPNSSRKEVRNGSQGQNRYTSEIKSTNQSPPELYQGDEIFGDSQTELISNTILDLPDDDGEERQEWSNPIEFLLSCIALSVGLGNVWRFPMTAYENGGGAFLIPYLVVLTFIGRPLYFLELAIGQFSSLGSVKAWKCVPAVKGVGLGQMLGTWSVVTYYCSLMALCVFYFIQSFSSVLPWSVCDYENWADENCVDASGNATFTNTSQSSSEQYYLKYVLKQSDSIEDGIGLPEWRLTLCLLFSWVILFLTLAKGVQSSGKVAYFTALFPYLVLFTLLGRGASLPGAVDGVIYFITPQWEKLADPGVWYAAVTQSFFSLSVGFGAIITFGSYNNFKQNIYRDAWIISLADTLTSLLAGFTIFCILGNLAHELGTDIKDVVRGGSGLAFISYPDALAKFQFAPQLFAVLFFLMMFTLGVGSAAALTNNVITVFCDQFPSVKKIYITLGICVVSFLIGLVYVTPGGPWMVDLVDYFGGGFIIFVLVIIETISIIWIYGMRNIIRDIKFMLGVDLGIYWKFCWAFFIPVSLTAILLYILIDLRLPTFNGNAYPTVAYAAGWALAGIAVGFVPLAFLHSVFIGEGSSLSEKLIKVFRPKPTWGPSKKKYRKEWEKIRSLE, encoded by the exons ATGCCTGTGTGGCCAGTTATCGCTTCTAAGACCGACAAATCTCCTCTAAGCCCACAATGGGTCCATCCCAATTCCTCGAGGAAGGAAGTCCGAAACGGGAGCCAGGGACAAAACCGTTACACATCAGAAATCAAATCGACCAATCAGAGCCCTCCTGAGCTCTATCAGGGAGACGAGATCTTCGGCGACAGCCAGACGGAGTTGATATCCAACACGATTTTA GATCTACCGGACGATGACGGAGAGGAACGTCAGGAGTGGTCCAATCCTATCGAGTTCCTTTTGTCCTGCATAGCGCTGTCAGTTGGTCTTGGCAACGTCTGGCGTTTCCCCATGACAGCTTATGAGAACGGCGGCGGAGCTTTTCTCATTCCTTATCTCGTCGTTTTGACTTTTATTGGAAGA CCTCTATATTTCTTGGAACTCGCGATCGGTCAGTTCTCCTCCTTAGGAAGTGTCAAAGCGTGGAAATGCGTCCCTGCTGTGAAAG GCGTAGGATTGGGGCAGATGCTGGGCACGTGGTCAGTGGTGACCTACTATTGCTCCCTCATGGCCCTCTGCGTGTTCTACTTCATCCAGTCGTTCTCGTCCGTGCTGCCCTGGTCCGTGTGCGACTACGAGAACTGGGCTGACGAAAATTGCGTCGATGCGTCGGGAAACGCGACGTTCACCAACACCTCTCAGTCCTCCTCCGAGCAGTATTACTT AAAATATGTTCTCAAGCAGTCCGACAGCATTGAAGACGGCATCGGTCTTCCAGAGTGGAGGTTGACCTTGTGTCTCTTGTTTTCATGGGTCATCTTGTTCTTAACACTGGCCAAGGGTGTCCAGTCGTCTGGTAAG GTGGCTTATTTCACTGCTCTCTTCCCCTACCTCGTATTGTTTACGTTGCTGGGTCGCGGGGCGTCTCTTCCTGGTGCCGTCGACGGAGTCATTTACTTCATCACGCCGCAGTGGGAGAAACTGGCTGACCCCGGT GTATGGTACGCGGCTGTGACGCAATCCTTCTTCAGTCTGTCTGTCGGCTTTGGTGCTATCATCACCTTTGGCTCCTACAACAACTTCAAACAGAACATATACAG GGACGCCTGGATCATCAGTCTGGCAGACACTCTCACCTCATTATTGGCCGGTTTCACGATCTTCTGTATCCTGGGCAATCTTGCTCACGAGTTGGGTACCGACATCAAGGACGTCGTTAGAGGAGGATCCGGCCTGGCCTTCATCTCTTACCCAGATGCCCTGGCCAAGTTTCAGTTTGCTCCACAG CTCTTCGCCGTGTTGTTCTTCCTCATGATGTTCACTCTCGGAGTCGGTTCAGCTGCCGCTCTCACTAACAACGTCATCACTGTGTTCTGCGACCAGTTCCCGAGCGTCAAGAAAATCTACATCACTCTCGGAATATGCGTCGTTAGCTTCCTCATCGGACTCGTTTACGTCACCCCG GGAGGACCATGGATGGTAGATCTGGTGGACTACTTCGGAGGAGGCTTTATCATATTCGTATTGGTTATAATCGAAACGATTTCAATTATCTGGATCTATG GCATGAGAAACATCATCAGAGACATCAAGTTTATGCTCGGGGTCGACTTGGGCATCTACTGGAAATTCTGCTGGGCATTCTTCATACCCGTCTCGTTAACAGCAATTCTGCTGTACATTCTCATTGATCTCCGCCTGCCCACATTCAACGGGAATGCTTACCCAACTGTAGCATACG